The segment AGGTTTTAGTAACTCTCCTATTTTTGATAATTTTCTTATAATGTGCAAAAAGATGACACTACTTAATTTAATTGAAATTTCAAAACAATATGACATAAAAAAGATTTTAGATTCGATTTCGTTTGCATTGAACGAGGGCGATCGAATTTCGATAATTGGAAAAAACGGGGCGGGAAAATCTACAATTATGAGAATAGTTGCAGGTGAAGAGAATCCAGATAGCGGTGAAAAAATTGTTTCAAACGGTATTGAGATAAAAATGTTGCCACAAAATCCAACTTTTCCTGACGGTATTTCAGTCCGAGAAGCTATTGAGATTTCACTTGTGGAAATCCAAAAAGTGAAAAAAGAGTTTGATGAGGTTACTTTAAAACTTGCTGAAGATTTTGAGAATTCAGAACTTTTAAATTTACATGCAAAACTCTCTTCATTTTTGGATCATTATTCTGCTTGGAATTTAGATGATAAAGTTGAACGAATTTTAAATGAGTTTAAGTTGAAAGATATGGAAAATCGAAGTGTTCAAACTCTTTCGGGTGGTGAAATTCGGAGAGTTGCTCTTGCAGGACTTTTGCTACAAAAACCAGATATTTTGCTTCTTGACGAACCGACAAACCACTTAGATGTTTATATGGTGGAGTTTCTTGAAGAGATGATTTTGCGAGAAAAATTCACTCTGCTTTTTATTTCACACGATAGATACTTTATTGATCAAATTGCAACTCGGACAATTGAGATTGAAGATGGAAAAGTTCGCGAATTTCGTGGCGGATATGAAAGTTATATTCAACAGAAAAACCAACTTATATTGAATATGCAAAAACAACACGAAAACTTGTTGAAATTTTTGAAACAGGAAAATGAATGGTATGCTCGTGGAGTCAAAGCACGGGTCAAGAGAAATGAGGGACGAAAAGCTAGGCTTTTAAATTTGAGAGAACAGGCAAAAAGCAACCCTTCTTTGATCCGAAAAATGCACCTTGAATTAGAAAGAGAAAAGAAAAACTTCCAGCAAGAAAAAAGTGTAAATAGACAAAAAATGCTTTTTGAACTTCACAATATTTCTAAAAGTTTGGGAAACAAGAACCTCATCGCTGATTTTACTTACCGAATTTTACAGAGAGATAGAATAGCAATTGTTGGACAAAATGGAACTGGAAAATCTACACTTTTAAAACTGCTGTTGGGAAAAATGGAAGTTGATAAAGGAAAAGTAGAACGGGGTGAATTTAAAATTGGATATTTTGACCAACATCGAGAGCTTTTAGACGACTCAAAAAATCTGATTGAAACTTTTTGTCCTTTTGGTGGCGACCGTGTTACAGTTCGTGGTAGCTCAATACATGTTTATGGATATTTGAAACAATTCTTATTTCCTCGTGAATTTCTTGATAAGAAAATTGGTGTTCTTTCAGGTGGTGAAAAAAATCGTGTCGCTCTCGCCCTCCTTTTTACAAAAGATATTGATTGCTTAATTCTTGATGAACCGACGAATGATTTGGATATTGCGACAATAAATATTCTTGAAGAACAGCTTCAAAATTTTCACGGTGCAGTTATTATTGTTTCTCACGACCGTTATTTTGTGGATAAAGTCGCAAAGAAACTTTTAATTTTTAAAGGTGCGGGTGAAATCGAAGAGTCGTATCAAGAATATACAGAGTATCTGCAAATTGAACGAGAAATTATAAATTTACAAAATCTTGAGAATGATTTTAAAGTGGAGAAAGAGAAAGAAAAAGCTAAAGAGAAGCCAAAACATAAAAAAGAGAGATTAAGTTTTGCTGAAAAGAAAATCCTCGATGAGTATCCTCCGATGATTGAAAAAATGGAAACTGAAATCGACAATTTAGAAAATTGTCTTTCAAATCCTGATTGCTATCAAAGAAAAGGACTTTCTGAAGTTTCTAAAGAGTTCGATGAGGTCAAAGAGAAATATGAGGAAATTGTTGAAAAATATCTGGAAATTGAAGAGAAAAGAGAAAATTTAGAGTAGGATTTTGTCGGAAAAAATTCCGACAATTTTTTAAAAGAGGTAATTCATTTCAACTCTGTATTCGTTGTAAGAAGTATCCGCTTTGTTATATTCTCCACCAGAATCACTGCTTACAATTCCAGTTCTAAATTTGAATTCAAAATCTGGGAGTGATTTGAACTTTTTCCACATATCGATATGAATAATATCTCGGTCGGCACTCGCTTTTGCTTTTTCATCATCAAAGTCCATTGAAGCATATCTTGCAGAAAGTTTAAAGCCTTCAACCATTCCCGCTTTTCCAAAATCATAAGTACCCTGAACCATCCAAGAAGATGTGTTTGCAACCCAGTTGTATTGTGCCATTGCACGAGTATATCCGCCAGTTGGGAAACCTCTCCACGGAGCTACGATATCCGCATCATCTGAAATTTGAGAATATCCAGCAAGAATTTTTGTCGTCTTCTTTTTATCTGCAATAACAACACGACCTGCAATTAAAGAACCGTCAAGACTTTTTGGATCAGAATATCCTAATTTATCATCACCCTCTTTCCAACTTGCTAATGCACCAGTTAAAGAAGCTCCACCAACTTCTCCACCACCGTCGTCCATTTGCATCATGTATCGAAAACCTGGAGCAACTGACCAATCACCTGCTTTAATTTTGTAATGAGCTTCTAAAACTCCTTGGCTTAAAACATCAGGAACAGTTAAGTATGAACCAACAACTTGAAGACCCGCAAATTTTGTTTCTGCTGTTCCAATAATTAAACTATGAGAAACATCATCACCGTTTGCTTTGAAATTCTCATAACTCAAACCTTTGTGAATTGCTGAGTCATCATTATTATTCCAGTTGTTTTCTTCACTATCTTTAAATGTAATAACATCGTGAGAGTGAGTGTGATCTCTCAATTTCTGAGCATTGAAATAGGCAAATTGTAAATTTGTATTTTTAATATCGCCTTTGCTTTCAACTGAAATACCATCAAAAGTGTTTGGAATCATTTTTGTATCATTCGATTTTGTGAAAACAGAGTGGAACATTTGCCGACCAGCTTTAATAGATGTTTTTACAACATCATATTGTAAGTAGCTTTCACCAAGAACAGTAATTCCCCAATCTTCACCAGATTTTACTTTGTTTCTTGAGAAAGTATCTTTTCCAGCTTTTACACTTCCAACTTCATCATTATCCATTCTGTAAAAAGGATTTTGTGAAGTATAAAGTCCAGCAGTTGCAGAAAGTCCGTTAAACTTTCCTGTTTTATAAACAATACTTCCACCTACACCAAGAGCATGATTGTCTGTCTGTTTTTCATCGTCTGACCAATCCCAATTAAAAGCATGAAATCTTAATCGACCGTAGAAAATACCTTTTTCAAACATTTCAGAAAATGAATCAACTTCTGATGGCAAAACTTTATATGTAATGTTCATGTTTCCTGCAAGTGTTCTTTTTGAAACATGTTTTTCAGGCATTTCAACTTCCGCTAAAAGTGAAGATGAAAAAATTAAAGAAGAAGTGAGTAGAGACAAGCTCAATTTATTCATAAACTTTCCTTAAAAAAATAATTTTCGTATCTTATCAAAATAAATATATTATTTTTTTAAAGTTTATTTAAATCTTTTTTAGGAATCTCTAAATTTAGAATTTTTCCTTCGGTCTCAATTTCTAAAATTAAGTTTTCATGATTCTCGGTTTTAGAAATAATTTTTGTTCTATTTTTTTCTGGAGTTTTGTCAGAGATAATTTTTCCATTTTCGATACTAATTACCCTGTTTGACAATCTTTCAACTTCTCGACGACTATGTGTAACCATAATTGTTGTTGTCTCAAATTCGTGATGTAAAAGTTTTAACTCATCTTGTAATTTTACTTGAATATCTTCATCGAGTGCTGAAAAAGGTTCGTCAAGAAGCAGAATTTTTGGGCGATTCATCAAAGCACGAGAGAGGGAAACTCGCTGTTTTTGTCCGCCACTTAAAGAGTTTGGATAGCGATTCTTTAAATTTTCCAATTCAGTAATTTTTAATAAGTGCTGTGCAAGTTGTTTATCTTTTTTGACATAAAGAAGGTTTTCCAAAACCGTCATATTTGGAAAAAGTGCATAACTTTGAAAGAGAAAACCGATGTTTCGTTTTTGTGGAGGGAGAAATCTTTTCTCATTTTGAAAAATTGTATCATCAATGCGAATTTCACCAAAGCTTTTTTCTAGTCCCGCAATTGAGCGAAGAAGTGTCGTTTTTCCGCTACCACTTTTTCCAGTAATTGCAACGAAATCACCTTTCTCTATTTCCAAAGAGATTTTAAAATTCATCTCCCCGCTACTACCGTGAAGTTTTTTGTTTATATCAATATAAATCATAATGTGAAAAATTTCGATGAGGTCGGGGGAAATCCCCGAGAATTTTTAGAAGTCTCTTTCGAGAAGTTTTGGAACTCGTAGAATTGTGATAATTCTATCGTTTTGTTTTCCAACTCCCTCAATAAGGCTCTTGTCTTGTGAAGTTGCTTCTGGTGCAGGATCGATTTTACTTTTTTCAATTCTGATAGCTTGATTCAATCTATCAATTACGAAACCAGCAGTTTCTCCATCGTCTTTAAGAACGATATATCGCATATCTTCAGTTTTGCCTTTTGCCTCAACACCAAATTTAACTCGTAAATCGATAAGAGGAATTACACTACCCCGAAGATTGAAAACACCAAGAACAAATTCAGGAGTTCTTGGAACTCTTGTATGTTCAATCGGTTTAATAATCTCTTGAATTGTAAGAATTGGAATCGCAAATTCCTCTTCACCAACAACGAAACTTACGAGTTGAAGAATCTCTTCTTCGCTGATAGTGTCAATATTTTGTTGTTCGTTTTGCTTATTTACAACTTCTTGTAGTTTTCCACTCATTTTCTACTCCAATCCCAAATTTCTTTTAACAACAGTTGCTAAATAGTCAGTTGAATATGGTTTTGTGATATATTCATTCATTCCCGCTTCAACACCTCTCATTCGATCACTTTTACTGTTTCGAGATGTAACAGCTAGTAAAGGAATGCTTTTGAATTTGTTATATTTCCGGACTTCACTTGCAAGAGTATATCCATCCATTCTAGGCATTTCAATATCAACAAGCATAGCATCTGGAGAGACTTCACCATTTTTAAGTCTTGTAAGTGCATCAACTCCATCAGTCGATTCAACAATCTTAATTCCAAGAGGATCAAGAGCTGTTCTCATGATTTTTCGATCTGTCTTACTATCATCAACAATTAAAACTGTGTAATCTTCAGGTCCGTTTTTAACCGCAGTAGGGCCTTCTGAAATTCCAATAGCAGGTGATTTAATATCTTTTGCCATGTGCATAATTGCTGCGACATCAACAATAAGTGTTACACCACCATCGCCTCGAATTGTCGCACCTGCAATTCCGTCCATACCTTTTAGATACTCACCAAGGTTTTTAATAACAATCTCTTCTTGACCAACAAGCGAATCTACAATCACACCGATTTTTGATTCAGCAAGACCAAGAACAACGACATAAGTATGATCGCTACCATCAAACACTTTATTAACATCAAACACATCAGCAAGATGAACAAGTGAAAGAACCTCATCTCTCAATCTTAGAACTTGTCTGTTTTCAACTGTATAAATTTCATCAGAAGTAATTCGGACAGTTTCAAGAACAGAAGCAAGTGGAATTGCATAATACTCTTCCTGAACACCAACGAGAAGAGCTTGAATAATCGCAAGAGTTAGAGGAATTTTCAGTTTCATAACTGTATATTGTCCAATTTCACTCTCAATATCGATAATTCCGTTTAGCTTTTCAATGTTTGTTTTAACAACATCCATTCCAACACCACGACCAGAAACATTTGTAACTTTAGCAGCTGTTGAGAAACCTGGACGGAAAATTAAGCCGAATGCCTCTTTTTCTGAAAGTGTATCTGCTTCTTTTTCAGTGATAACACCTTTTTCAATACTTTTCTCTTTAAGTGCTTCAGCATCAAGACCTTTACCATCATCCGTAATTTGAACAACGATGTGATTTCCTTCGTTGTAAGCTTTAAGACTAACAGTTCCGCCTTCTGGTTTTCCGTTACTTGTTCTTGTTGCAGGGTCTTCAATACCATGGTCGCAAGAGTTTCGGATAATATGCACAAGTGGATCACCAATCTCTTCAACAATTGATTTATCAAGTTCTGTCTCTTCACCCTCGATTTCAAGCTCAATTTTCTTTTTAAGCTCTCTCGAAAGGTCTCGAATCATTCTTGGGAATTTGTTGAAAACTTTTCCAATTGGAAGCATTCTTGTTTTCATAACCGCAATTTGAAGATCAGTCGTAACAAGTGAAATCATAGAAACAACTTGGTTTAATTCCTCAAGGAACTCTTCACCCTCGTATCTCTCCTCAACATCGTCATTGATTTTCATCAATCGGTTTTTACCAAGAACAAGCTCACCGATGAGGTTCATAAGGTGGTCAAGTCGATTTACATCTACCCGAATTGTTTGTTCAACTGCCGCAGCCTTTTTTTCTGCTG is part of the Thiovulum sp. ES genome and harbors:
- a CDS encoding ATPase component of ABC transporters with duplicated ATPase domain (PFAM: ABC transporter) — its product is GFSNSPIFDNFLIMCKKMTLLNLIEISKQYDIKKILDSISFALNEGDRISIIGKNGAGKSTIMRIVAGEENPDSGEKIVSNGIEIKMLPQNPTFPDGISVREAIEISLVEIQKVKKEFDEVTLKLAEDFENSELLNLHAKLSSFLDHYSAWNLDDKVERILNEFKLKDMENRSVQTLSGGEIRRVALAGLLLQKPDILLLDEPTNHLDVYMVEFLEEMILREKFTLLFISHDRYFIDQIATRTIEIEDGKVREFRGGYESYIQQKNQLILNMQKQHENLLKFLKQENEWYARGVKARVKRNEGRKARLLNLREQAKSNPSLIRKMHLELEREKKNFQQEKSVNRQKMLFELHNISKSLGNKNLIADFTYRILQRDRIAIVGQNGTGKSTLLKLLLGKMEVDKGKVERGEFKIGYFDQHRELLDDSKNLIETFCPFGGDRVTVRGSSIHVYGYLKQFLFPREFLDKKIGVLSGGEKNRVALALLFTKDIDCLILDEPTNDLDIATINILEEQLQNFHGAVIIVSHDRYFVDKVAKKLLIFKGAGEIEESYQEYTEYLQIEREIINLQNLENDFKVEKEKEKAKEKPKHKKERLSFAEKKILDEYPPMIEKMETEIDNLENCLSNPDCYQRKGLSEVSKEFDEVKEKYEEIVEKYLEIEEKRENLE
- a CDS encoding outer membrane porin, OprD family (PFAM: outer membrane porin, OprD family), with the translated sequence MNKLSLSLLTSSLIFSSSLLAEVEMPEKHVSKRTLAGNMNITYKVLPSEVDSFSEMFEKGIFYGRLRFHAFNWDWSDDEKQTDNHALGVGGSIVYKTGKFNGLSATAGLYTSQNPFYRMDNDEVGSVKAGKDTFSRNKVKSGEDWGITVLGESYLQYDVVKTSIKAGRQMFHSVFTKSNDTKMIPNTFDGISVESKGDIKNTNLQFAYFNAQKLRDHTHSHDVITFKDSEENNWNNNDDSAIHKGLSYENFKANGDDVSHSLIIGTAETKFAGLQVVGSYLTVPDVLSQGVLEAHYKIKAGDWSVAPGFRYMMQMDDGGGEVGGASLTGALASWKEGDDKLGYSDPKSLDGSLIAGRVVIADKKKTTKILAGYSQISDDADIVAPWRGFPTGGYTRAMAQYNWVANTSSWMVQGTYDFGKAGMVEGFKLSARYASMDFDDEKAKASADRDIIHIDMWKKFKSLPDFEFKFRTGIVSSDSGGEYNKADTSYNEYRVEMNYLF
- a CDS encoding ABC-type spermidine/putrescine transport system, ATPase component (PFAM: ABC transporter), producing the protein MIYIDINKKLHGSSGEMNFKISLEIEKGDFVAITGKSGSGKTTLLRSIAGLEKSFGEIRIDDTIFQNEKRFLPPQKRNIGFLFQSYALFPNMTVLENLLYVKKDKQLAQHLLKITELENLKNRYPNSLSGGQKQRVSLSRALMNRPKILLLDEPFSALDEDIQVKLQDELKLLHHEFETTTIMVTHSRREVERLSNRVISIENGKIISDKTPEKNRTKIISKTENHENLILEIETEGKILNLEIPKKDLNKL
- a CDS encoding Chemotaxis signal transduction protein CheW (PFAM: CheW-like domain) yields the protein MSGKLQEVVNKQNEQQNIDTISEEEILQLVSFVVGEEEFAIPILTIQEIIKPIEHTRVPRTPEFVLGVFNLRGSVIPLIDLRVKFGVEAKGKTEDMRYIVLKDDGETAGFVIDRLNQAIRIEKSKIDPAPEATSQDKSLIEGVGKQNDRIITILRVPKLLERDF
- a CDS encoding Chemotaxis protein histidine kinase CheA (PFAM: CheW-like domain; Histidine kinase-, DNA gyrase B-, and HSP90-like ATPase; Response regulator receiver domain; Signal transducing histidine kinase, homodimeric domain; Hpt domain): MDEFQEILQDFLVEAFELIEQLDQDLVELENNPDDLDLLNRIFRVAHTIKGSSSFLNFDVLTELTHHMEDVLNKARKEELKVTPEVMDVVLPSIDMMKGLLEQIRDTGTDQEGIAIAEIVEKLKVTSDGGDASESGDSAPSAPSAPTSSSETEEDSTSEYTSGLEDEPELDYSSMTEDEVEAEIQRLLNKKQSQDKAKREAKIAAGEKVIEFQTPELEEDKKEEPKPAPVPEKKPAPAPAEKKAPAPEKKAPPPAEKKAAAVEQTIRVDVNRLDHLMNLIGELVLGKNRLMKINDDVEERYEGEEFLEELNQVVSMISLVTTDLQIAVMKTRMLPIGKVFNKFPRMIRDLSRELKKKIELEIEGEETELDKSIVEEIGDPLVHIIRNSCDHGIEDPATRTSNGKPEGGTVSLKAYNEGNHIVVQITDDGKGLDAEALKEKSIEKGVITEKEADTLSEKEAFGLIFRPGFSTAAKVTNVSGRGVGMDVVKTNIEKLNGIIDIESEIGQYTVMKLKIPLTLAIIQALLVGVQEEYYAIPLASVLETVRITSDEIYTVENRQVLRLRDEVLSLVHLADVFDVNKVFDGSDHTYVVVLGLAESKIGVIVDSLVGQEEIVIKNLGEYLKGMDGIAGATIRGDGGVTLIVDVAAIMHMAKDIKSPAIGISEGPTAVKNGPEDYTVLIVDDSKTDRKIMRTALDPLGIKIVESTDGVDALTRLKNGEVSPDAMLVDIEMPRMDGYTLASEVRKYNKFKSIPLLAVTSRNSKSDRMRGVEAGMNEYITKPYSTDYLATVVKRNLGLE